One region of bacterium (Candidatus Blackallbacteria) CG13_big_fil_rev_8_21_14_2_50_49_14 genomic DNA includes:
- a CDS encoding restriction endonuclease subunit R yields the protein MMNQNPEQRARDEIDKQLIACGWLIQNKKNININAGLGVAVREYQTDVGPADYVLFVAGKPVGVIEAKAKDEGYRLSVHEDQAEDYAAAKLKYLNNQKLPFVYVSTAEVTTFTDFRDPKPRARNVFTFHKPKTLQEWLKKSESLRASLLQLSNLPTEGLRECQINAISNLEQSFKHNKPRALVQMATGSGKTFTAITFIYRLLKFTNAKRILFLVDTKNLGEQAEQEFMAFLPNDDNRKFTELYGVHRLKSRHIPDDNQVYISTIQRLYAVLKGQELEESAEEENPNERWQPKEVPPVEYNEKLPIEYFDFIVIDECHRSIYNLWMQVLDYFDAFQVGLTATPDARTIAYFKQNVVSEYSHEMAVADGVNVGYDVYLIETKISKKGGTLWKGEYIEHRERLSRKKRYAMQDEDESYSNKQLDKDIVNPSQIRTVIRTFKEHLPEMFPDRMDSQGQFEVPKTLIFAKTDSHADDIIQIVREEFDEENRFCKKITYRASEDPKSVLAQFRNDYYPRIAVTVDMIATGTDVKALECLLFMRDVKSRNYFEQMKGRGTRVIHFDDLKKVSPSAKIAKDHFVIVDAIGVTQSLKTDSRPLEKKPGVALKELLAAVAVGARDEELFTSLANRLTRLDKQMTDKEKEAFQEKAKGQSISQVVKGLLNAFNPDVLESIEQEIKQQKQGQAPAVIQAAIQEEIEALQNEAAHVFTGDLNLYIENVRRSHEQKIDLVNTDEVIHAGWDKDNKDRAQETIKTFSEWVEGKKDELIALQIFYGQPYQRRDLTYKMLKEVAEKLIQDKPTLAPLNIWKAYEQLETVSGQPKNELVALVALIRKLAGIDETLTAYDKTVDRNFQQWLFKKQAGILKFSKEQMEWLYMLKEQIATSIHVDIDDLDYTPFDAQGGRGKMWQLFGDEMNSILEELNEALAA from the coding sequence ATGATGAATCAAAATCCAGAACAACGAGCGAGAGACGAGATTGATAAACAATTAATTGCTTGTGGCTGGTTGATTCAAAATAAAAAGAATATAAACATAAATGCTGGTTTGGGTGTCGCTGTTAGAGAATATCAAACAGATGTGGGGCCAGCCGATTATGTGCTTTTTGTGGCAGGAAAACCAGTCGGCGTGATTGAAGCCAAAGCCAAAGACGAAGGTTACAGACTCTCAGTACATGAAGATCAAGCAGAAGACTATGCGGCTGCTAAATTAAAGTACCTCAATAATCAAAAATTACCCTTTGTCTACGTTAGTACCGCAGAAGTCACCACTTTTACGGACTTTAGAGATCCCAAACCGAGAGCACGCAATGTCTTTACCTTCCACAAACCGAAGACCCTGCAAGAATGGTTAAAAAAGTCTGAATCCCTACGGGCATCTTTATTGCAACTGAGCAACCTTCCCACTGAAGGCTTAAGAGAGTGCCAGATTAACGCGATTTCAAATCTGGAACAATCATTCAAACACAATAAACCCAGAGCCTTGGTTCAAATGGCCACTGGCTCCGGTAAAACCTTTACTGCTATTACCTTTATTTATCGTCTGCTCAAATTCACCAATGCCAAACGCATCTTGTTTTTAGTGGATACAAAAAACCTGGGTGAGCAGGCGGAACAAGAATTTATGGCCTTCTTGCCCAATGACGACAATCGCAAATTTACAGAGCTTTACGGGGTTCATCGCTTAAAGTCTCGGCATATTCCTGATGACAATCAGGTGTATATCAGCACCATTCAACGGCTCTATGCAGTTTTGAAAGGCCAAGAGCTAGAAGAAAGCGCGGAAGAAGAAAACCCCAATGAGCGTTGGCAGCCCAAAGAAGTTCCCCCTGTCGAATACAATGAAAAATTGCCAATTGAATATTTTGATTTCATTGTCATAGATGAGTGTCACCGCAGCATCTACAATCTGTGGATGCAAGTTCTGGACTATTTTGATGCCTTTCAAGTTGGGCTAACTGCGACACCAGACGCCCGTACCATTGCCTATTTTAAGCAAAATGTGGTGTCGGAATATTCTCATGAAATGGCCGTTGCGGATGGGGTAAATGTTGGCTATGACGTGTATTTGATTGAAACCAAAATTAGTAAAAAGGGCGGAACGCTTTGGAAAGGCGAATACATTGAGCATCGGGAACGCCTGAGCCGCAAAAAACGCTATGCGATGCAAGATGAAGATGAAAGTTATTCCAACAAACAATTAGACAAGGACATAGTAAATCCCAGTCAAATCCGAACGGTGATTCGCACATTTAAAGAGCATTTGCCTGAGATGTTTCCTGATCGCATGGATTCACAAGGTCAGTTTGAAGTCCCCAAAACGCTGATCTTTGCTAAAACAGACAGCCATGCCGATGATATTATCCAAATCGTGCGTGAAGAGTTTGATGAAGAAAACCGCTTTTGCAAGAAAATCACCTATCGGGCCAGCGAAGATCCCAAATCGGTTTTAGCTCAGTTTCGCAATGACTATTATCCTCGGATAGCTGTCACAGTGGATATGATTGCCACTGGCACCGATGTTAAAGCACTGGAATGTTTGCTCTTTATGCGTGACGTCAAAAGCCGCAACTATTTTGAGCAAATGAAAGGCCGAGGTACACGGGTGATTCATTTTGATGACCTGAAAAAAGTGTCTCCTTCAGCTAAAATTGCCAAAGACCATTTTGTGATTGTGGATGCCATCGGCGTCACCCAAAGCTTAAAAACAGATAGCCGCCCACTGGAGAAAAAGCCTGGTGTTGCCCTCAAAGAACTGTTAGCGGCTGTGGCGGTTGGAGCCAGAGATGAAGAACTATTTACTTCCTTGGCGAACCGTCTAACCCGTCTGGATAAACAAATGACCGACAAAGAAAAGGAAGCTTTTCAAGAAAAAGCCAAGGGTCAAAGCATTTCTCAGGTCGTGAAAGGGCTTTTGAATGCCTTTAACCCCGATGTTCTGGAAAGCATTGAGCAGGAAATCAAACAGCAAAAACAAGGACAAGCCCCGGCTGTAATTCAAGCAGCCATTCAAGAAGAAATAGAAGCCTTGCAAAATGAAGCAGCTCACGTCTTTACAGGTGACTTAAACCTGTATATTGAAAACGTGCGCCGATCTCATGAACAAAAGATTGATCTAGTCAATACGGATGAAGTGATTCATGCAGGCTGGGACAAAGACAATAAAGATCGTGCGCAAGAAACCATCAAAACCTTTTCTGAGTGGGTAGAAGGTAAAAAGGACGAGCTTATAGCACTTCAAATATTTTATGGTCAACCATATCAAAGGCGGGATTTGACCTACAAAATGCTCAAAGAAGTCGCTGAAAAACTCATTCAAGATAAACCGACTCTGGCCCCACTCAATATCTGGAAAGCTTATGAGCAATTGGAAACTGTCAGCGGTCAGCCAAAAAATGAGTTAGTAGCTTTGGTAGCATTGATTCGCAAATTGGCAGGCATTGATGAGACCTTAACCGCATACGATAAAACGGTGGATCGCAATTTTCAGCAATGGCTGTTTAAGAAACAAGCGGGTATTCTGAAATTCAGCAAAGAACAAATGGAGTGGCTTTATATGCTCAAAGAACAAATCGCTACTTCTATTCATGTCGATATTGATGACTTGGACTATACTCCCTTTGATGCCCAGGGCGGTCGGGGCAAAATGTGGCAATTATTTGGAGATGAAATGAACAGCATTCTTGAAGAATTAAATGAGGCTTTGGCTGCTTAA